From one Lotus japonicus ecotype B-129 chromosome 3, LjGifu_v1.2 genomic stretch:
- the LOC130748795 gene encoding omega-3 fatty acid desaturase, chloroplastic-like, with protein MAATWVLSECGLRPLPPTFPRPRTGAIVSSQKPSSLRFLSTNKGNPDLGFQPRGAITCCGGFRKRRWELKVSAPVRVDTSEEEVNGVSGKEELPQFDPGAPPPFSLADVRAAIPKHCWVKDPWKSMSYVVRDVVVVLGLAAVAASLNNWLVWPLYWAAQGTMFWALFVLGHDCGHGSFSNNPKLNSVVGHLLHSSILVPYHGWRISHRTHHQNHGHVENDESWHPLPERIFKSLDKATRVLRFTPPFPMLAYPIYLWKRSPGKSGSHYDPNSDLFVPSERKDIITSTTCWVAMAALLVGLGFVMGPVQLLKLYGIPYVLFVMWLDLVTYLHHHGHEDKLPWYRGKEWSYLRGGLTTIDRDYGLINNIHHDIGTHVIHHLFPQIPHYNLIEATEAAKPVLGKYYREPKKSSPIPFHLIGDLLRSLKKDHFVSDTGDVVYYQTDPKLAGSSTSK; from the exons ATGGCGGCAACATGGGTTTTATCAGAATGTGGCTTGAGGCCACTTCCTCCAACTTTTCCACGACCCAGAACAGGAGCCATAGTTTCAAGCCAAAAACCTTCAAGCTTGAGATTTTTGAGCACAAACAAGGGTAacccagatctgggttttcaACCAAGAGGGGCCATAACATGTTGTGGCGGTTTTAGGAAGAGAAGGTGGGAATTGAAAGTGAGTGCTCCTGTGAGAGTTGACACAAGTGAGGAAGAGGTTAATGGGGTTAGTGGGAAGGAGGAACTGCCACAATTTGACCCTGGTGCACCGCCACCATTCTCATTGGCTGATGTTAGAGCAGCCATTCCTAAACACTGTTGGGTGAAGGACCCGTGGAAGTCCATGAGCTATGTAGTGAgggatgttgttgttgttttggggCTAGCTGCTGTTGCTGCTTCTCTCAACAACTGGTTGGTTTGGCCTCTCTATTGGGCTGCTCAAGGAACCATGTTCTGGGCTCTCTTTGTTCTTGGTCATGATTG TGGTCATGGAAGCTTTTCAAACAATCCCAAGCTGAACAGTGTAGTTGGCCATTTGCTGCATTCTTCAATCCTAGTACCTTATCATGGATG GAGAATCAGTCATAGAACACATCATCAGAACCATGGCCATGTTGAAAATGATGAATCTTGGCACCCG TTGCCTGAGAGAATCTTTAAGAGCCTGGACAAAGCAACGCGTGTTCTAAGATTTACACCACCTTTCCCAATGCTTGCATATCCTATATACCTT TGGAAAAGAAGTCCTGGGAAGTCCGGTTCTCACTATGATCCAAACAGCGACTTGTTCGTACCCAGTGAAAGAAAAGATATTATCACTTCAACAACTTGCTGGGTAGCTATGGCGGCTTTGCTTGTGGGTTTAGGATTTGTAATGGGTCCAGTTCAATTGCTTAAACTTTATGGCATTCCCTATGTG CTGTTTGTTATGTGGTTGGATTTGGTGACTTACTTGCATCATCATGGCCATGAAGACAAATTACCATGGTATCGTGGAAAG GAATGGAGCTACCTTAGGGGTGGGCTTACAACTATTGATCGTGACTATGGATTGATTAACAACATCCACCATGACATTGGAACCCATGTCATCCATCATCTCTTTCCTCAAATCCCACACTATAACTTAATAGAAGCG ACTGAGGCAGCTAAGCCAGTTCTTGGCAAATATTACCGGGAGCCAAAGAAATCAAGTCCTATTCCATTCCACCTCATTGGAGATTTGCTAAGAAGCCTGAAGAAAGACCATTTTGTCAGCGACACTGGGGATGTTGTGTACTACCAAACAGACCCTAAGCTTGCTGGGTCTTCCACATCaaagtaa